Part of the Phycisphaerae bacterium genome is shown below.
TAATGACTTAAAGAGAATCAAGCCCGGGTCAATAGCAGTCGTGGAGTTGCACGTCCTCAAAATAATGCTTGAGGATGGCCTCGTACTTGTAGCCTCGCAGAGCCATGCCCAGCGCGCCGATCTGGCACATGCCGGCCCCATGTCCCCAGCCGCCGCCAATCAGTGAGATCTTTCGGGGTATGCCGTCCGTATCCCGTTGTATCTCGATCACAAACGCGCTGCTGAACAGGAATTTCTCGTGCAGCACCTCGCGGATGCTGTACTCGCTGATCACATGGACCTTATGCGTCACGCCCATCGGGTCGAGATACTCGATCTCCAGGTCCTTTGCCCGGCCGGAGTCGCCCCGCTGGCACACCCGCAGACCCAGCAGAGTATCCAGAAACGCCACCTTGCTCGGATCCTGCCTGCTGAAGAACTTCTCCCGAAGGATCTTCTCCAGCTCGTGCCGGTCGTAGTCCACCCGCCATCGGAAATGACCGCCGCCCTCGTCGATCTTGCTCAGGTAAGAGGGCAGGCTCTTCTCGGGCACGACGTTCGGACTGCAGAATACGTCTGTCTGCTTGAGCCATTCACCAGTCAAATATTCCTTCAACAGTTTTTCAGAGAGAGGAAAGAACCGATGAGCCGCCGAGTCCTTCGGGGCATCGACCGTGGCCCGCTGTCCGGCCTTCTGCACGAACCAGACGTGCTGAGGCGATTCGATGATCCCTCCGCAGCTCTTGGAATAGTTCGCGTCGATCAGCGTCCTCTTCCGGTCGACCAACACCTGTCCGCGAGTCTGCCGCACGGCCTCAACCGCGCGCTCGGTCAGATCGGTCGTGCCGTGATAACGCTGGCAACAGTCATCATTACACCGATCAACAGGATACTCCGTGTGCTTCTTCTCGGTATGAGCCAGAACCCAGGCCCTGGCCACGACCGTCTGACTCTTCAGGAACTCCATCGGGCAGTCGCCGCTCATCTCGCCGGCAATCACGCCCGGCAGGTATTCCTCCAGCGGCAGTTCGTTGACCACCAGCAGACGCCCGCGGATCGCCCTGAACTCCAGCATTCCCCCGACCGTCGGGTGAATCCTCTTTTCCCAGTGAAAACCTCTGCCCGCCACCACCCCGCGAAGCTGAACGCCCGCGCCCCGTGTCTGCGGTACCGCCTCCTCGGGCGACACCTTGATGACATCCGCCGGGCCCGCCACGCCCCCCTCCGACAGGAACGAAACCTGCCGGTTTTCGACCGTGACCTTGGCCATGACCGACCGGAACATCTGCCCGGGGCCGTCGCCGCCCGAGACCAGATAGCCCCGACTCGGAATCTTCAGCAGAATCGAGTCCATGCCGTCCTCAGGCAACACCATCCCGACGCGAATGACGGGTTCCTCGCGTGAATCGAGCGTCCAGGCGGTCAGACTGCAACGAGCCATCGAGTACCGTTCCCTTTCAAGATCAAAGCGTGTGGCCAAGGCCGGCACTCGCTCCCTCACCGCCGAAAAGCCGGGAGTTCAACCGAGCGGCCGGCATGACACATCACCTTAATCCGAAGATGCCGGGCGGGCAAGCCGCTGCTCCCGCCGGAATGACTGTTCTTCAGGTCGCCTTGCCTGTAATCCTGCCCCCGTCCGGATGCCTGCCGCCCCTCTCATGGGCGCGAGCACCACCGCAAAGGCTACCGACCCCGCAGTTGATCCTCAGATGCCCAGCCCCGGCCGCCCTCAAGACCGCAGAACCACCAATGATTACCCTTCGCGAGAATCCCATTCAGAGCGTGAGGCAGAATCCTGACTTCCTGTCCCGCGCGAACGGCGGCCGCTTGGCCGTAGGTTGTCCCCGGGCCCAGACGCAATAGCCCAGCGTTCTTGAACACCGCTCGTTCCCCAACCCGTAGACTCTCCGATAACTCGGGCCGCAGGACAAGGGCCATAAAGTAGCCGTTGGCTACGGGCCTCAGAACGCCGGCCGCGTCCGTCCCCGCTTTGCCGGACGGGTTGTTCTTCACCTTGCCGTCTACCCACAGCGTGGAAGACCCTCCCCCATCCTGGAGAATCGCATTCGTCGCCTTGAGCTCGTCCTTGCAGAAGATGCCCACCTCGGTGAAGGTCATGCCGATGCTCTCCGGGGAACGACCGTCGACGACGAGGAAGTAGACGTATCTGTCATCGAAGGCGACGGCCGTGCGCGGATCCTTGATGACTGAGCCGTGCTTTCTGCCCTCGGCCGCATACCGGGCGGCCTTGGCCTCCCAATCACGCGGTACTTTGCCGTTGACCAGCACGCACTTCGGGCCACCGACGCTCGCATAGGCATTGGTCCAGTTGCACGGTGCCAGGCCGATGTCCTCGTTACCGAATTCTCGAAGCCGCAAATCGATATGGAGACTGTCGCCGGCCTTTGCCTGCTTCCGCAGCTCTCTGGCGGCCCGGCCGTTGGCGGAGAGAACCACGTGATCGAACGGCAGCGGGGTTGAACCGCTGTTC
Proteins encoded:
- a CDS encoding SpoIID/LytB domain-containing protein encodes the protein MARCSLTAWTLDSREEPVIRVGMVLPEDGMDSILLKIPSRGYLVSGGDGPGQMFRSVMAKVTVENRQVSFLSEGGVAGPADVIKVSPEEAVPQTRGAGVQLRGVVAGRGFHWEKRIHPTVGGMLEFRAIRGRLLVVNELPLEEYLPGVIAGEMSGDCPMEFLKSQTVVARAWVLAHTEKKHTEYPVDRCNDDCCQRYHGTTDLTERAVEAVRQTRGQVLVDRKRTLIDANYSKSCGGIIESPQHVWFVQKAGQRATVDAPKDSAAHRFFPLSEKLLKEYLTGEWLKQTDVFCSPNVVPEKSLPSYLSKIDEGGGHFRWRVDYDRHELEKILREKFFSRQDPSKVAFLDTLLGLRVCQRGDSGRAKDLEIEYLDPMGVTHKVHVISEYSIREVLHEKFLFSSAFVIEIQRDTDGIPRKISLIGGGWGHGAGMCQIGALGMALRGYKYEAILKHYFEDVQLHDCY
- a CDS encoding phosphodiester glycosidase family protein; the protein is MSLLKAASWVFIVAGAVCARADTQWSEVAPGISYREYALDGPVRVFVARADRSKKNWTIDSMTSLGTVKGGRETVPDMAVRYDDTVTFDGRRYDVKVAINGDYFDMRTGVAAGGQVISGWFVKRFGEYSGNSGFVWTLDGKGFLGGNVRNDASLQRVVFADRSDMRIDKLNEPRGTDELALYTPHYADNTGTGDDGVEVLVQVSAPIAIMPPSPGIKCQVAQVRENSGSTPLPFDHVVLSANGRAARELRKQAKAGDSLHIDLRLREFGNEDIGLAPCNWTNAYASVGGPKCVLVNGKVPRDWEAKAARYAAEGRKHGSVIKDPRTAVAFDDRYVYFLVVDGRSPESIGMTFTEVGIFCKDELKATNAILQDGGGSSTLWVDGKVKNNPSGKAGTDAAGVLRPVANGYFMALVLRPELSESLRVGERAVFKNAGLLRLGPGTTYGQAAAVRAGQEVRILPHALNGILAKGNHWWFCGLEGGRGWASEDQLRGR